The Deinococcus carri genome contains a region encoding:
- a CDS encoding DNA-formamidopyrimidine glycosylase, whose amino-acid sequence MPELPEVETTRRKIEPLLAGRTILNITHDAPHRYRDTHLAQGRRVSGLSRRGKYLLLHLAAPDAPEEMPHDLELIVHLGMTGGFRLEEGPHTRVTLTTDAGKLYFNDPRRFGKMAVVPAGEYRGMPTLTGMGPEPLGDDFREEEFARLAAQAGAVKPWLLSQKPVSGVGNIYADESLWRARIHPAQTHLTREEAGRLYHAVREVMAEAVEAGGSSLGNGSGNYRQHDGDVGFFQGRHAAYGRGGQPCPRCGTDIRKVVLGQRGTHFCPECQPLRAEGGRQKADG is encoded by the coding sequence GTGCCGGAACTGCCCGAGGTCGAGACGACGCGCCGCAAGATCGAGCCGCTGCTCGCGGGGCGCACCATCCTGAACATCACCCACGACGCGCCGCACCGCTACCGCGACACGCACCTCGCGCAGGGTCGCCGGGTCAGCGGGCTGTCGCGCCGGGGCAAGTACCTGCTGCTGCACCTGGCTGCGCCCGACGCCCCCGAGGAGATGCCCCACGACCTCGAACTGATCGTGCATCTGGGCATGACGGGCGGCTTCCGGCTGGAGGAAGGACCGCACACCCGCGTCACCCTCACGACCGATGCGGGAAAGCTCTACTTCAACGACCCGCGCCGCTTCGGCAAGATGGCGGTGGTTCCGGCGGGCGAGTACCGGGGCATGCCCACCCTGACGGGGATGGGACCGGAACCGCTCGGGGACGACTTCCGCGAGGAGGAGTTCGCCCGGCTGGCGGCGCAGGCCGGGGCCGTCAAACCCTGGCTGCTCTCGCAGAAGCCCGTGAGCGGCGTGGGTAACATCTACGCCGACGAGAGCCTGTGGCGCGCCCGCATCCACCCCGCCCAGACCCACCTCACGCGGGAGGAGGCGGGCCGCCTCTACCACGCCGTCCGCGAGGTGATGGCCGAGGCGGTGGAGGCGGGGGGCAGTTCGCTGGGCAACGGCTCGGGCAACTACCGCCAGCACGACGGCGACGTGGGATTCTTCCAGGGACGGCACGCCGCGTATGGCCGGGGGGGTCAGCCCTGCCCCCGCTGCGGCACCGACATCCGCAAGGTGGTGCTGGGGCAGCGGGGCACGCATTTCTGCCCGGAATGCCAGCCCTTGCGCGCGGAAGGCGGAAGGCAGAAGGCCGATGGCTGA
- a CDS encoding ABC transporter permease, with amino-acid sequence MLTLVRLEFRKLLGMRSARLALLVCLLSPLLWLIAPRLSALLQVALVSGWQLPAVSLGVLVQFLLPLFIAVTCAEMIGAEVSQGTLAPLLLRPVDRTRILTAKLMAALLYPALLIAALVAGSLLAGLGLGLGGFTGGTGLGPGYFVGVGALSSGEALAQVLRGSVLAAVMLMPVAALSLLFGVLYLNTAAAALATLATLNIMRLLVVFPEGIQRLLLTSHFDLYARQDSVLQGLVLLLIYTAGFGLLAIYAFDRRDV; translated from the coding sequence GTGCTGACCCTGGTCCGGCTGGAGTTCCGCAAGCTGCTGGGCATGCGCAGTGCCCGCCTGGCGCTGCTGGTGTGTCTGCTCTCGCCGCTGCTGTGGCTGATCGCGCCGCGCCTGAGTGCGCTCTTGCAGGTCGCGCTGGTGAGCGGCTGGCAGCTTCCCGCCGTCAGCCTGGGCGTGCTGGTGCAGTTTCTGCTGCCGCTCTTCATCGCCGTGACCTGCGCGGAGATGATCGGGGCAGAGGTCAGCCAGGGCACGCTCGCGCCGCTGCTGCTGCGCCCGGTGGACCGCACCCGCATCCTGACCGCCAAGCTGATGGCCGCGCTGCTGTACCCGGCCCTCCTGATCGCCGCGCTGGTGGCCGGGTCGCTGCTGGCGGGCCTGGGCCTCGGCCTGGGCGGCTTCACGGGCGGCACCGGCCTGGGACCGGGCTATTTCGTGGGGGTGGGGGCACTGAGCAGCGGCGAGGCACTGGCGCAGGTGCTGCGCGGCAGTGTGCTGGCCGCCGTCATGCTGATGCCGGTCGCGGCGCTGTCGCTGCTGTTCGGCGTGCTGTATCTGAACACCGCCGCCGCTGCCCTCGCCACGCTCGCCACCCTCAACATCATGCGGCTGCTGGTCGTGTTTCCCGAGGGCATCCAGCGCCTGCTGCTGACCAGCCACTTCGACCTCTACGCCCGCCAGGACAGTGTGCTTCAGGGCCTCGTGCTGCTGCTGATCTACACGGCGGGGTTCGGGTTGCTGGCGATCTATGCGTTTGACCGGCGGGACGTGTAG
- a CDS encoding pyroglutamyl-peptidase I → MPTLLLTGFEPFHTHPVNPSAQAAEALDGLAVGGTRVRSALLPVEPHAAARALGTLLDTHQPDGVLLTGLAAGRPQVTLERVALNVMDFVIPDNAGQVYRDQPAHADASAPAAYLSTLPLRAILEAWRGAGIPGDISNTAGLYVCNFVMYHALHRLASAGRAGVPCGFLHVPANAEVALAVPEDRPALPYLPQEEITRAVRVAAETVARHL, encoded by the coding sequence ATGCCCACCCTGCTCCTGACCGGCTTCGAGCCATTTCATACTCACCCCGTCAATCCCAGCGCCCAGGCCGCGGAGGCCCTGGACGGCCTCGCGGTGGGCGGCACGCGCGTCCGGTCGGCCTTGCTGCCTGTCGAGCCGCACGCGGCGGCCCGCGCACTCGGCACCCTGCTGGACACCCATCAGCCGGACGGGGTGCTGCTCACGGGCCTGGCGGCGGGCCGCCCACAGGTGACGCTGGAGCGGGTCGCCCTGAACGTGATGGACTTCGTGATTCCCGACAATGCCGGGCAGGTGTACCGCGACCAGCCCGCCCACGCGGACGCCTCGGCCCCCGCGGCTTACCTCAGCACCCTGCCCCTGCGCGCCATTCTGGAGGCGTGGCGTGGGGCGGGCATTCCCGGCGACATCAGCAACACAGCGGGCCTGTACGTCTGCAACTTCGTGATGTACCACGCCCTGCACCGGCTCGCCTCCGCGGGCCGCGCCGGGGTGCCCTGCGGCTTTCTGCACGTGCCCGCCAACGCCGAGGTGGCCCTCGCCGTGCCGGAGGACCGCCCGGCACTGCCCTATCTGCCGCAGGAGGAAATCACGCGGGCGGTGCGGGTGGCGGCGGAAACCGTGGCTCGCCACCTGTAG
- a CDS encoding phosphodiester glycosidase family protein: protein MKRRVWTALLALLAGAAGARPVAIGGAVQAAAVESRMLGGQETLAVWTLPRLGVAVRNDPQDVRLLYGARELRFTPARGWRAVGFTLPAGTRLGTPQLAGGSLYVPLAAVRALGVRVIADAPDLLDFAAPAVVPAATLPPSPESGGTAALPTAPAAPATPAPRPVTPPPAPPAPVLASTAHLDTVRVSRTLYRTVEVQRVVLELSGRAAYQVGRGEGGLSITLPGVSATPSAQTLSSGDTLSVEAGGAGGAASPIMAQTTSAQTTVRLKTGGGVSEIFTLEDPYRVVIDTTTQLDRSVPPPINPDALPDGVSYRARGGLHLLSFDPARYQPRVVTAPLGTARDVASLVRDAGGVAGVNGGYFDPASSLPVDLVAVGGLMTAPSLEKRATVGFPAQGSPLFGYPRPRYVLTGTFGSVTVNTVGTKVRPELLTAFVGDGRSAVGAGDLTTLYLTPSRASVARVTSGRNVPPAGTLALTFDPDRFSGLPSAAGQPLTVTLNWQAQDAPWDTAQDALSAGPLLVQGGQVALNPAREAFNTATNIWRPTRQVAFGVLGGQPTIAYLEHGTPEAFAAALAAAGVRDAVRLDSGSSATAYVTGGFAGLGGYLNTVWSRPVPNAIVLVPKAGLGASTPRP from the coding sequence GTGAAACGGCGGGTATGGACGGCGCTGCTGGCGCTGCTGGCAGGGGCGGCGGGCGCGCGTCCGGTGGCGATTGGCGGCGCGGTGCAGGCGGCGGCGGTGGAGTCGCGGATGCTGGGAGGCCAGGAGACCCTGGCGGTCTGGACCCTGCCCCGGCTGGGCGTGGCCGTGCGGAACGACCCGCAGGACGTGCGGCTGCTGTACGGCGCGCGGGAACTGCGCTTCACGCCGGCGCGGGGCTGGCGCGCGGTGGGCTTCACGTTGCCCGCGGGCACGCGGCTGGGTACGCCGCAACTGGCGGGGGGCAGCCTGTACGTGCCCCTCGCGGCGGTGCGGGCGCTGGGCGTGCGGGTGATCGCCGACGCCCCCGACCTGCTGGACTTCGCCGCGCCCGCCGTGGTTCCGGCGGCCACCCTGCCCCCCTCGCCCGAGAGCGGGGGCACGGCGGCCCTCCCCACCGCGCCTGCCGCCCCGGCGACGCCAGCCCCCCGGCCCGTCACGCCGCCACCAGCACCGCCCGCACCCGTCCTGGCCTCCACCGCCCACCTGGACACGGTGCGGGTCAGCCGCACGCTGTACCGGACGGTGGAGGTGCAGCGGGTGGTGCTGGAACTCAGCGGCCGGGCGGCCTATCAGGTGGGGCGCGGGGAGGGCGGCCTCAGCATCACGTTGCCGGGGGTCAGTGCCACGCCCTCTGCCCAGACGCTCAGCAGCGGGGACACGCTGAGCGTCGAGGCGGGTGGGGCGGGGGGCGCGGCCTCCCCCATCATGGCCCAGACCACTTCGGCACAGACCACCGTGCGCCTGAAGACCGGCGGCGGCGTCAGCGAGATTTTCACGCTGGAGGACCCCTACCGGGTGGTGATCGACACGACCACCCAGCTCGACCGCAGCGTACCGCCGCCGATCAATCCTGACGCCCTGCCGGACGGCGTGAGCTACCGGGCGCGGGGCGGCCTGCACCTGCTGAGCTTCGACCCGGCCCGCTACCAGCCGCGGGTCGTGACGGCCCCGCTGGGCACCGCCCGCGACGTGGCGAGTCTGGTGAGGGACGCGGGCGGTGTGGCGGGCGTGAACGGCGGGTACTTCGACCCGGCCAGCAGCCTGCCGGTGGACCTGGTGGCGGTCGGCGGCCTGATGACGGCCCCCAGCCTGGAAAAACGCGCCACGGTCGGCTTTCCCGCGCAGGGCAGCCCGCTGTTCGGCTACCCCCGGCCCCGCTACGTGCTGACAGGAACTTTCGGGAGCGTCACCGTGAATACCGTGGGGACGAAGGTGCGCCCGGAGCTGCTGACCGCCTTCGTGGGGGACGGGCGCAGCGCGGTGGGGGCGGGCGACCTGACCACGCTGTACCTGACGCCCAGCCGCGCCAGCGTGGCCCGCGTCACGAGCGGGCGCAACGTGCCGCCGGCCGGAACGCTGGCCCTGACCTTCGACCCGGACCGCTTTTCGGGACTGCCGAGCGCCGCCGGGCAGCCGCTGACCGTCACGCTGAACTGGCAGGCGCAGGACGCGCCCTGGGACACGGCCCAGGATGCCCTGAGTGCCGGGCCGCTGCTGGTGCAGGGCGGACAGGTGGCCCTGAATCCGGCCCGCGAGGCCTTTAACACCGCGACCAACATCTGGCGGCCCACCCGGCAGGTCGCCTTCGGGGTGCTGGGGGGGCAGCCCACCATCGCCTATCTGGAACATGGCACGCCCGAGGCCTTTGCCGCCGCGCTCGCCGCCGCCGGGGTGCGCGACGCCGTGCGCCTGGACAGCGGCAGCAGCGCCACCGCCTATGTCACGGGCGGCTTCGCCGGGCTGGGCGGCTACCTGAATACGGTGTGGAGCCGCCCGGTGCCGAACGCGATCGTGCTGGTGCCGAAGGCGGGGCTGGGGGCCTCTACACCCCGGCCCTGA
- a CDS encoding roadblock/LC7 domain-containing protein, with protein sequence MIEPSLALYGDAFERVDRHLEELLGATGVRYCLLVDRKGFVLSHKEALWAPRPPALDSVATLVASNAAATAALANMLGERTFSEQIHQGENGTLYVESVGDQALLTLIFDASVPLGRVKVQTKKIITQVAAILAELQDAPPVQFSEDFSKGASALLDDLLG encoded by the coding sequence ATGATTGAACCTTCTCTCGCCCTGTATGGCGACGCCTTTGAACGGGTAGACCGCCACCTGGAGGAACTGCTCGGTGCGACCGGCGTCCGCTACTGCCTGCTGGTGGACCGCAAGGGCTTCGTGCTGTCGCACAAGGAAGCCCTCTGGGCACCGCGCCCCCCCGCGCTCGACAGCGTCGCCACCCTGGTCGCCAGCAACGCCGCCGCCACCGCCGCCCTGGCGAACATGCTGGGCGAACGCACCTTCAGTGAGCAGATTCACCAGGGCGAGAACGGCACCCTGTACGTGGAATCGGTCGGGGATCAGGCGCTGCTGACCCTGATTTTCGATGCCAGCGTGCCGCTCGGGCGCGTGAAGGTCCAGACCAAGAAGATCATCACGCAGGTCGCCGCTATCCTCGCGGAGCTTCAGGACGCCCCGCCCGTGCAGTTCAGCGAGGACTTTTCCAAGGGTGCGAGCGCGCTGCTCGACGACCTGCTCGGCTGA
- a CDS encoding flotillin family protein, protein MVLTGTLITAALILLGIIVVIALIQNFLIVVPPNKVLVISGRSRRTDEGDTVGYRVIRGGRAFRIPVLEKVSWMDLTTIPLDLSIENAYSKGGIPLKIHAVANVKINAQEPQLSNAIERFLDVPRESVTTIVRDTLEGNLRGVVATLTPEEINEDRLRFAEALIEEAEHDMNNLGIKLDTLKIQNVTDVGGYLDSIGRRKTAEVLKEARIAEAERNAEATQAEAQAQQRSQVAQAISQQAIIEEQNKLEVRRTELGAIQLSRQNEATVQSELAKVRATQNFEQEQAALEASLRQRRAEAQRQARMVEAQQNAEAAEVEAQARQRATIAQTTAQQAILERENELRIRKAELEAISAARENEAKVTAEQARVVAEQQLEQERVVLNQKRLEADVVAPARARREAELLAAQAAAAPIIEEGRAKAQAVALMVDAFRQAGPEGERAYVLNMLPGIVEQFAQSVQGMQIDKLTVIDSGNGQASRSAVQTLPANIIGLVEQVENATGVNLLSLLQNRAAPKGNGASAVQPPTPATKTDA, encoded by the coding sequence GTGGTACTGACCGGAACACTGATTACCGCCGCGCTGATTCTGCTGGGCATCATCGTGGTGATCGCCCTCATCCAGAACTTCCTGATCGTGGTGCCGCCCAACAAGGTGCTGGTGATCTCGGGCCGCAGCCGCCGCACCGACGAGGGCGACACGGTGGGCTACCGCGTCATTCGCGGCGGGCGGGCCTTCCGCATCCCGGTGCTGGAAAAGGTGTCGTGGATGGACCTCACGACCATTCCGCTGGACCTGAGCATCGAGAACGCCTACTCCAAGGGCGGCATTCCGCTCAAGATTCACGCGGTCGCCAACGTGAAGATCAACGCGCAGGAGCCGCAGCTCAGTAACGCCATCGAGCGTTTTCTGGACGTGCCGCGCGAGAGCGTCACCACCATCGTCCGCGACACGCTGGAAGGCAACCTGCGCGGCGTGGTGGCGACCCTGACGCCCGAGGAGATCAACGAGGACCGCCTGCGCTTCGCGGAAGCCCTGATCGAGGAAGCCGAGCACGACATGAACAACCTCGGCATCAAGCTCGATACCCTCAAGATTCAGAACGTGACCGACGTGGGCGGCTACCTCGATTCCATCGGCCGCCGCAAGACCGCCGAGGTGCTCAAGGAGGCCCGCATCGCGGAGGCCGAGCGCAACGCGGAAGCGACGCAGGCCGAGGCGCAGGCCCAGCAGCGCAGCCAGGTCGCGCAGGCCATCAGCCAGCAGGCCATCATCGAGGAACAGAACAAGCTGGAAGTGCGCCGCACCGAACTCGGGGCCATCCAGCTCTCGCGCCAGAACGAGGCCACCGTGCAGTCCGAGCTGGCGAAGGTCCGCGCCACCCAGAACTTCGAGCAGGAACAGGCCGCACTGGAAGCCTCCCTGCGCCAGCGCCGCGCCGAGGCCCAGCGCCAGGCCCGCATGGTGGAAGCCCAGCAGAACGCCGAGGCCGCCGAGGTGGAGGCCCAGGCGAGGCAGCGCGCCACCATCGCCCAGACCACCGCGCAGCAGGCGATCCTGGAGCGCGAGAACGAACTCCGCATCCGCAAGGCCGAGCTGGAGGCCATCTCCGCCGCCCGCGAGAACGAGGCCAAGGTGACGGCCGAGCAGGCCCGCGTGGTGGCCGAGCAGCAACTGGAGCAGGAGCGGGTGGTGCTGAACCAGAAACGCCTGGAGGCCGACGTGGTGGCCCCCGCCCGCGCCCGGCGCGAGGCCGAGCTGCTGGCCGCCCAGGCCGCCGCCGCGCCCATCATTGAGGAGGGCCGCGCCAAGGCCCAGGCCGTGGCCCTGATGGTGGACGCCTTCCGCCAGGCCGGGCCGGAGGGCGAGCGCGCCTACGTGCTGAACATGCTGCCCGGCATCGTCGAGCAGTTCGCCCAGAGCGTGCAGGGGATGCAGATCGACAAGCTGACCGTGATCGACTCCGGGAACGGGCAGGCCAGCCGCAGCGCCGTGCAGACCCTGCCCGCCAATATCATCGGCCTGGTCGAGCAGGTGGAGAACGCGACCGGCGTGAACCTGCTGAGCCTCCTCCAGAACCGCGCGGCACCGAAGGGCAATGGCGCGAGCGCCGTGCAGCCCCCGACCCCCGCGACCAAGACGGACGCCTGA
- a CDS encoding ABC transporter ATP-binding protein has product MTMPAAPAVPAIEVRGLHKKYGPHAILHDIDLTVQPGEVYALTGPNGAGKSTLIRTVTGLAFPDSGEVRLLGQDVHTHGSRARAHLGAVVEAPARFYPQFTGTQNLRIHADLAAMTPGGQRPGRDRIREVLALLELTRMADRKVGEYSLGQRQRLGVASAILAGPQVLILDEPTSGLDALGIGLIHRIVTSLASGGCAVVLSTHHLHEIATYAHTVGILSAGRLVDTVDLRARRAAYRFRVDDPVGAAGWLERLPTASQVGTRTPYVIAHLGSEAQVPGALAHLAAGGFQVYEASPDHFDLYEYYRARVEQA; this is encoded by the coding sequence GTGACCATGCCAGCCGCCCCCGCGGTCCCCGCCATCGAGGTGCGTGGCCTGCACAAGAAGTACGGGCCACACGCCATCCTGCACGACATTGACCTGACGGTGCAGCCGGGCGAGGTGTACGCCCTGACCGGCCCCAACGGCGCGGGCAAATCCACCCTGATCCGTACCGTGACTGGCCTCGCCTTTCCCGACAGCGGCGAGGTGCGGCTGCTGGGGCAGGATGTCCACACCCACGGTTCCCGCGCCCGCGCGCACCTGGGCGCGGTGGTGGAGGCCCCCGCCCGCTTCTACCCGCAGTTCACCGGCACGCAGAACCTGCGGATTCACGCCGACCTCGCCGCCATGACGCCGGGGGGACAGCGGCCCGGCCGCGATCGCATCCGCGAGGTGCTGGCGCTGCTGGAACTCACCCGCATGGCGGACCGCAAGGTCGGGGAATACTCGCTGGGGCAGCGGCAACGGCTGGGCGTGGCGAGCGCCATCCTGGCCGGGCCGCAGGTGCTGATTCTGGACGAGCCGACCAGCGGCCTGGACGCGCTGGGCATCGGGCTGATTCACCGCATCGTGACCAGCCTGGCCTCGGGCGGCTGCGCGGTCGTGCTGAGCACACACCACCTGCACGAGATTGCCACCTACGCGCACACGGTCGGCATCCTGAGTGCCGGGCGGCTGGTGGACACCGTGGACCTGCGCGCCCGGCGGGCCGCCTACCGCTTCCGGGTGGACGACCCGGTGGGGGCGGCGGGCTGGCTGGAGCGGCTGCCCACGGCCTCCCAGGTGGGCACCCGCACGCCCTACGTCATCGCCCACCTCGGCAGCGAGGCGCAGGTGCCGGGCGCACTGGCGCACCTCGCCGCCGGGGGCTTCCAGGTGTACGAGGCCAGCCCCGACCACTTCGACCTGTACGAGTACTACCGCGCCCGTGTGGAGCAAGCCTGA
- a CDS encoding GTP-binding protein, producing MSTINFAAREINCKIVYYGPGMSGKTTNLKHVFSKVPGHLRGEMVSLATEDERTLFFDFLPLDLGSVQGFKTRFHLYTVPGQVFYNASRKLILRGVDGIVFVADSAPNRLRANAESMRNLRENLAEHGIDVRDVPIVLQVNKRDIEGALPVEMIRAVIDPKKELTLFEATAHTGGGVFETLKSVSRLVLDRLSQNK from the coding sequence ATGAGTACCATCAACTTCGCGGCCCGCGAGATCAACTGCAAGATCGTCTACTACGGCCCCGGCATGTCCGGCAAGACCACCAACCTCAAGCACGTCTTTTCCAAGGTGCCCGGACACCTGCGCGGCGAGATGGTTTCCTTGGCCACCGAGGACGAGCGCACCCTCTTCTTCGACTTCCTGCCGCTCGACCTCGGCAGCGTGCAGGGCTTCAAGACCCGCTTTCACCTGTACACCGTGCCGGGGCAGGTCTTTTACAACGCCAGCCGCAAGCTGATCCTGCGCGGCGTGGACGGCATCGTCTTTGTGGCCGACTCCGCCCCCAACCGCCTGCGCGCCAACGCCGAGAGCATGCGCAACCTGCGCGAGAACCTCGCTGAGCACGGCATCGACGTGCGCGACGTGCCGATCGTGCTGCAAGTCAACAAGCGCGACATCGAGGGTGCCCTCCCCGTCGAGATGATCCGGGCCGTGATCGACCCCAAAAAGGAACTCACCCTCTTCGAGGCGACCGCGCACACCGGCGGCGGCGTCTTCGAGACGCTCAAGAGTGTCAGCCGCCTGGTGCTGGACCGGCTCTCGCAGAACAAGTAG
- a CDS encoding GreA/GreB family elongation factor — MADMADEIQMTAEGHQRLEETLQKERQRRDEAVTSMAVSLDDAMDLEDRSLQAAQFQNDLPAMEARIQELEDVLARAVIVEDPQGGSEVTLGSVVVLQDTQQGRELRVQLVSAVEVDALAEGATQVSEDSPVGKALLGRRVGESFEVDLGTSRASYTVKSLG; from the coding sequence ATGGCAGACATGGCAGACGAGATTCAGATGACGGCAGAGGGCCACCAGCGCCTGGAGGAAACGCTCCAGAAGGAACGGCAACGCCGCGACGAGGCGGTAACCAGCATGGCCGTGAGCCTCGACGACGCGATGGACCTGGAAGACCGCAGTCTTCAGGCCGCCCAGTTCCAGAACGACCTGCCCGCCATGGAGGCGCGCATTCAGGAACTGGAGGACGTGCTGGCCCGCGCCGTGATCGTAGAAGATCCCCAGGGCGGCTCGGAGGTCACCCTGGGGTCGGTGGTGGTGCTGCAAGACACGCAGCAAGGCCGCGAACTGCGCGTCCAGCTCGTGAGCGCCGTGGAGGTCGACGCCCTCGCGGAAGGCGCGACCCAGGTCAGCGAGGACAGCCCGGTCGGCAAGGCGCTGCTGGGGCGGCGCGTGGGCGAGTCCTTCGAGGTGGACCTGGGGACCTCGCGGGCAAGCTACACGGTCAAGAGCCTGGGGTAA
- the pdxH gene encoding pyridoxamine 5'-phosphate oxidase, which yields MPDLTALRLSYTRGELRRADLDPDPLRQFQGWLDEALSAGLREPYALSLATADAAGRPSVRTVLLRGADERGLTFYTNYESHKGHDLSENPRAEMLFFWAELERQVRASGPVVRVPEEESTAYFHARPRESQLAAHASDPQSAPIASREALEAKLAAFHDRYPEGTPVPKPDFWGGYRVQVQEWEFWQGRASRVHDRFRYVREGEGWRVDRLMP from the coding sequence ATGCCTGACCTCACCGCCCTGCGCCTCTCCTACACGCGCGGGGAGCTGCGCCGCGCCGACCTTGACCCCGACCCGCTGCGGCAGTTCCAGGGCTGGCTGGACGAAGCCCTGAGCGCGGGCCTGCGCGAACCCTACGCGCTGAGCCTCGCCACCGCCGACGCCGCCGGGCGGCCCAGTGTGCGCACGGTCCTGCTGCGCGGCGCGGACGAGCGCGGGCTAACCTTCTACACCAACTACGAGAGCCACAAGGGCCACGACCTGAGCGAGAACCCGCGGGCGGAGATGCTCTTCTTCTGGGCTGAGCTGGAGCGGCAGGTGCGCGCCTCCGGCCCGGTCGTGCGTGTGCCGGAGGAGGAAAGTACCGCCTACTTCCACGCCCGCCCGCGTGAGAGCCAGCTCGCCGCCCACGCCAGCGACCCCCAGAGCGCGCCGATCGCCAGCCGGGAGGCGCTGGAAGCGAAGCTGGCCGCGTTCCACGACCGCTACCCCGAGGGCACGCCCGTGCCCAAGCCCGACTTCTGGGGTGGCTACCGCGTGCAGGTGCAGGAGTGGGAGTTCTGGCAGGGCCGCGCGAGCCGCGTGCATGACCGCTTCCGGTACGTGCGGGAGGGCGAGGGGTGGCGGGTGGATCGGCTGATGCCGTAG